A part of Anser cygnoides isolate HZ-2024a breed goose chromosome 15, Taihu_goose_T2T_genome, whole genome shotgun sequence genomic DNA contains:
- the HAPSTR1 gene encoding HUWE1-associated protein modifying stress responses 1, producing the protein MEDKKEEGEAEIQEHGPEHWFSKWERQCLAEAEQEEALAPELQDEAAAQPEHKQQKLWHLFQNSATAVAQLYKDRVCQQPGLSLWVPFQNAATAVTNLYKESVDAHQRSFDVGIQIGYQRRNKDVLAWVKKRRRTIRREDLISFLCGKVPPPRNTRAPPRLTVVSPNRATSTETSSSVETDLQPFREAIALHGLSGAMASISVRSSTPGSPTHVSSGSNASRRRNGLHDVDLNTFISEEMALHLDNGGTRKRTSAQCGDVITDSPTHKRNRMI; encoded by the exons ATGGAGGACAAGAAGGAGGAGGGCGAGGCGGAGATCCAGGAGCACGGCCCCGAGCACTGGTTCAGCAAGTGGGAGCGGCAGTGCCTGGCCGAGGCCGAGCAGGAGGAGGCGCTGGCCCCGGAGCTGCAGGACGAGGCGGCGGCGCAGCCCGAGCACAAGCAGCAGAAGCTCTGGCACCTCTTCCAGAACTCGGCCACCGCCGTGGCGCAGCTCTACAAGG aCCGGGTGTGCCAGCAGCCGGGGCTCTCCCTCTGGGTCCCCTTCCAGAATGCAGCCACTGCGGTCACCAACCTCTACAAAG AGAGTGTGGATGCCCATCAGCGAAGCTTTGATGTAGGAATTCAGATTGGCTATCAGCGTCGGAATAAGGATGTGTTAGCTTGGGTTAAAAAACGCAGAAGAACTATTCGTAGAGAAGACTTGATCAGCTTCCTATGTGGAAAAGTTCCTCCTCCAAGAAATACTAGAGCTCCCCCAAGACTGACTGTAGTATCCCCTAACCGAGCTACTTCCACAGAAACTAGCTCATCTGTAGAGACTGATTTGCAACCCTTCCGTGAAGCCATAGCTCTGCATG GTCTTAGTGGTGCAATGGCTAGTATAAGTGTTCGCTCAAGTACCCCAGGCTCTCCTACTCACGTGAGCAGTGGCTCCAATGCTAGTCGAAGGAGAAATGGACTCCATGATGTTGATTTGAACACTTTCATATCAGAAGAAATGGCACTCCACTTGGACAATGGTGGAACTAGAAAGCGTACCTCAGCCCAGTGTGGCGATGTCATTACAGACTCACCAACTCATAAACGCAACAGAATGATCTAA